In one window of Borrelia anserina Es DNA:
- a CDS encoding ABC transporter permease, whose amino-acid sequence MSRDFIVANIDKVFNFLVDNYSNSSGIGFAKSVNFFYDNLKKLFLFINPVLFIIIICVLSFLFLKKRLALLIMLGFCFILYFNLWEVSMDTISIIFVSVFFSVIWGILIGILSGYYSKSYVFLKPLLDLMQSMPPFIYLIPAIPFFGMGTSSAIFATIIFAMPPVIRYTRLGIIQVPGEVIEAAKSFGSSNVRILFQIQLPLALQSIIEGINQSIMMAISMIVIAAMVGSSGLGRTVIYSVERLHFGEGLISGLAVVIIAIILDRIMQAIFIKFSYLNTDNYGIKKENRFKRFLEMYNK is encoded by the coding sequence ATGAGTAGAGATTTTATAGTTGCTAATATAGATAAAGTTTTTAATTTTTTAGTTGACAATTATTCAAATTCTAGCGGTATAGGTTTTGCAAAGAGCGTTAATTTTTTTTATGACAACTTGAAAAAATTGTTTCTTTTCATTAATCCTGTTCTTTTTATTATTATAATTTGTGTTTTAAGCTTTTTGTTTTTAAAAAAAAGATTGGCACTTTTGATTATGTTAGGATTTTGCTTTATTTTATATTTTAATCTTTGGGAAGTTTCCATGGATACGATATCAATTATTTTTGTGTCTGTATTCTTTTCAGTGATTTGGGGAATTTTAATAGGTATTTTAAGTGGATATTACTCAAAGTCTTATGTATTTTTAAAACCTTTGCTTGATTTGATGCAGTCAATGCCTCCATTTATTTATTTAATACCTGCAATACCTTTTTTTGGTATGGGTACGTCTTCAGCTATTTTTGCTACAATAATTTTTGCAATGCCGCCGGTTATTAGATACACAAGACTTGGAATTATTCAAGTTCCAGGTGAAGTTATTGAGGCTGCTAAGTCTTTTGGAAGTAGTAATGTTCGTATTCTTTTTCAGATCCAGTTACCATTGGCTCTTCAAAGCATAATAGAAGGGATTAATCAATCCATAATGATGGCGATATCTATGATAGTAATTGCGGCAATGGTTGGTTCATCGGGGCTTGGTAGGACTGTAATATATTCTGTTGAAAGATTGCATTTTGGCGAGGGTTTAATATCTGGGTTAGCTGTTGTGATAATAGCTATTATTTTAGATAGAATCATGCAGGCTATTTTTATTAAGTTTAGTTACTTAAATACTGATAATTATGGGATAAAAAAAGAAAATAGGTTCAAAAGATTTTTAGAAATGTATAATAAATAG
- a CDS encoding efflux RND transporter permease subunit: protein MLVKRVVGKPITMLILFSLLVMISVYTFSRLKIDLLPSIEENYITVSTHYAGSSAKEVEEKVTSVLEGSLASVKNIKKITSSSFKSQSSINLQFYHGTDLDLALNEIRDALELSKNLLPKEVDLPRIYRGRLDSSSVLTFVIYADRSVLELKKYADSVLKPKLERLNGVGQVKVVGGGDRHVLIEVSQNRLEAYGLTLSEIVPFVSSQNFEFSVGDILDSNLEYQTQVLGKFNSIRDLEDVVVAYRKSSTYSLGDNSLVQVRLRDIASVKSTAKDLQGYAYYNGKPSIVISIQKQSDANSVAVSDAVNSEIEKIKLMLPRDISLDVFYDNANHIKKAISSVSDSAYSGAILALCIIFFFLRSFRATVIIGIAIPIAIVLTFCLMYFAGISLNVMSLSGLALSVGMLVDCSIVVIENIYRYRQKGAKLVSSAILGTQEMMLPIIAATLTSICVFAPMLIFRAELGIIGDFVRDFAFTIVISLTASLVIAVFLVPVLSSYYVRLYTTFQRPIKNKLIKRIDDFCYRIYSIGEMYYVKLLNYILIRKMAFSLIILFSFILSLVLFPFLNVSFMPNDSSSLIHFNFNFPHKTSLEISKSYSDKVLEILKSEIKVYKSIIAEIDSSGFVFSVILPLKEEIDEKFVESEEDIQYRVYKRVESLYPNLNPSASLERSSFGGPPIEIKITALDFEYAREYGELLVNLLKREFPNLVNPTLDIQEQLQIDIEVDREKVYAYKINIETLSREIGASINGILAGKYIEDGVSYDILLRLNRDNVASLKDLDKIFITNEVGVKIPLSSVVRLKKTRGISKIPREDQALVVKLTAGIAPGENLALVTAKVMDFVSNRVPQKDGILVKFGGEYDEFASSMKQFGVIIFMAILLVFGVMAAQFESLLKPFIILFTLPLTLIGVVLSYFISGENVSVFTAVGMLMLVGVVVNTGIVLVDYIHLLLNRGFNLREAVLEAGRSRFRPILMSALTSIIGLLPLVFSGSSDTNLVKPIAFTFIGGMVASTFLTLLLIPMIFEVFSGLSLKDFILFRLWSSVDKIDLKRVGEDLSSESKDSDNKDSTKEKDKVNGNSENAFIDED from the coding sequence GTGTTAGTAAAGAGAGTTGTTGGCAAACCAATAACGATGTTAATATTGTTTTCATTGTTGGTTATGATTAGTGTTTATACTTTTTCAAGATTAAAGATAGATCTACTGCCCAGCATTGAAGAAAATTACATCACTGTGTCTACACATTATGCGGGAAGTTCTGCAAAAGAAGTTGAAGAGAAAGTGACTAGTGTTTTAGAAGGTAGTTTAGCTTCAGTAAAGAATATAAAGAAGATAACTAGTAGTTCTTTTAAGAGTCAAAGTAGTATTAATCTTCAATTTTATCATGGTACCGATTTGGATTTGGCCTTGAATGAAATAAGAGATGCACTTGAGCTTTCAAAAAACCTTCTACCTAAAGAAGTAGACTTGCCTAGGATTTATAGGGGACGTTTAGATAGTTCGTCAGTACTAACATTTGTTATTTATGCAGATAGGTCTGTTTTGGAACTTAAAAAGTATGCAGATAGTGTTCTTAAACCGAAGTTAGAGAGACTTAACGGAGTTGGCCAGGTAAAAGTTGTTGGGGGTGGAGATAGACATGTTTTAATAGAGGTTTCCCAAAATAGGTTAGAAGCATATGGACTTACTTTATCAGAGATAGTTCCGTTTGTTTCTTCTCAAAATTTTGAATTTTCTGTTGGTGATATATTAGATAGCAATTTGGAGTATCAAACTCAAGTATTAGGAAAATTTAATTCGATTAGAGATTTGGAAGATGTGGTTGTTGCTTATAGAAAATCGAGTACTTATTCTTTGGGCGATAATTCTCTTGTTCAGGTTAGGCTGAGAGATATTGCAAGTGTTAAGAGCACAGCTAAAGATTTACAGGGTTATGCATATTATAATGGTAAGCCTTCTATTGTGATATCTATACAAAAACAAAGTGATGCAAATTCTGTTGCTGTTTCCGATGCAGTAAATTCAGAGATTGAGAAAATTAAGCTTATGCTTCCAAGGGATATATCTTTAGATGTTTTTTATGATAATGCTAATCATATTAAAAAGGCTATTTCTTCTGTTTCTGATTCAGCTTATTCTGGAGCAATTCTTGCATTATGTATTATATTCTTCTTTTTAAGAAGTTTTAGAGCGACGGTTATTATTGGTATTGCAATACCAATAGCTATTGTTCTTACTTTTTGTTTAATGTATTTTGCAGGTATTTCACTGAATGTTATGAGTCTTTCAGGTCTTGCTTTGAGTGTTGGTATGCTTGTGGATTGTTCTATTGTTGTAATAGAAAATATATATAGATATAGGCAGAAGGGAGCAAAGCTTGTTTCATCTGCTATTCTTGGCACACAGGAAATGATGCTGCCAATTATAGCTGCGACTCTAACATCGATTTGTGTATTTGCTCCCATGCTTATTTTTAGGGCTGAGTTGGGTATTATTGGTGATTTTGTTAGAGATTTTGCTTTTACTATTGTCATATCTTTGACGGCTTCTTTAGTTATTGCAGTATTTTTAGTTCCTGTGCTTTCAAGTTATTATGTTAGACTTTATACTACCTTTCAAAGACCTATCAAAAATAAGTTGATTAAGCGTATTGATGACTTTTGTTATAGAATTTATTCTATTGGAGAGATGTATTATGTTAAGCTGTTGAACTATATTTTAATTCGAAAAATGGCTTTTTCTCTTATTATTCTCTTTAGTTTTATTTTAAGTTTAGTTTTATTTCCTTTTTTAAATGTATCTTTTATGCCCAATGATAGTTCTTCTTTAATTCATTTTAATTTTAATTTTCCCCATAAAACGAGCTTAGAAATTTCAAAATCTTATTCAGATAAAGTTTTAGAAATTTTGAAAAGTGAGATTAAAGTTTATAAGAGTATCATTGCTGAAATAGATTCAAGTGGTTTTGTGTTTAGTGTTATATTACCTTTAAAAGAAGAAATTGATGAGAAATTTGTTGAAAGTGAAGAAGATATTCAATATAGAGTTTATAAGAGAGTTGAAAGTCTTTATCCTAATTTAAATCCTAGTGCCTCTTTAGAAAGAAGTTCTTTTGGTGGTCCTCCTATTGAGATTAAAATTACTGCTTTGGATTTTGAGTATGCAAGAGAATATGGAGAATTATTAGTTAATCTTTTAAAAAGAGAGTTTCCCAATCTTGTTAATCCTACACTTGATATACAGGAACAGCTACAAATTGATATAGAAGTAGATAGGGAAAAAGTTTATGCTTATAAAATTAATATAGAAACTCTCTCAAGAGAGATTGGGGCTAGTATTAATGGGATTTTAGCAGGAAAGTATATTGAAGATGGTGTGAGTTATGATATTTTACTTAGGCTTAATAGAGACAATGTTGCTAGTTTGAAAGATTTAGATAAAATCTTTATTACAAATGAAGTTGGTGTTAAAATTCCTCTCTCTTCAGTAGTTAGATTGAAAAAAACAAGAGGAATTAGCAAGATTCCTAGAGAGGATCAAGCCTTGGTAGTTAAACTTACAGCAGGTATTGCTCCAGGTGAGAATTTGGCTTTGGTTACGGCAAAGGTAATGGATTTTGTATCTAATAGAGTTCCTCAGAAAGATGGTATATTGGTTAAGTTTGGGGGAGAATATGATGAATTTGCAAGTAGTATGAAGCAATTTGGAGTGATAATTTTTATGGCTATCTTGCTTGTGTTTGGAGTAATGGCAGCACAATTTGAATCTCTTTTAAAACCATTCATTATTCTTTTTACCTTGCCATTGACTTTGATAGGTGTTGTATTGAGTTATTTTATATCAGGAGAAAATGTTTCTGTTTTTACTGCTGTTGGTATGCTTATGCTTGTTGGAGTTGTTGTTAATACAGGTATTGTGTTGGTAGATTATATTCATTTGTTGCTTAATAGAGGCTTTAATCTTAGAGAGGCCGTACTTGAGGCAGGACGTTCTAGATTTAGGCCAATCTTAATGTCTGCTTTAACGTCAATAATTGGACTCTTGCCTCTTGTGTTTTCAGGTTCAAGTGATACTAATCTTGTAAAGCCAATTGCTTTTACCTTTATTGGTGGGATGGTTGCTAGTACATTTTTGACTTTGCTTCTTATTCCTATGATTTTTGAAGTTTTTTCTGGGCTTTCTTTAAAAGATTTTATCTTGTTTCGTTTATGGAGTTCTGTTGATAAGATTGATCTTAAGAGAGTAGGTGAGGATCTTTCAAGTGAAAGTAAGGATTCAGATAATAAAGATAGTACTAAGGAAAAGGATAAGGTTAATGGTAATTCGGAAAATGCTTTTATTGACGAGGATTGA
- a CDS encoding efflux RND transporter periplasmic adaptor subunit codes for MSLIFNIKYHLNYCLFFLVLLFTFSCNEELDSEAQEDISTNDADMVYKFPVIAMKVRRGVLSNYITLNGDVETKIKAEVFPDVTGKIVSLNIKLGTYVRKGQIIATLDASKPGFLYLKNSVRSPISGYVLSISRKIGEIVGPQTSIALIGKMDLIQIKTYVSEKDILDIKIGNDAIIELESYPNEEFRAKISEMSPVLDFKSRAAVVYLEPIGNNTNKMIVGMFVKIKLITKRLENVIKIPSHAFIERGGKPCVFRVSADMKTVEMVFPLIGFGVDNIVAVHDGINEDDLIVIEGISSLSDGAYVNIVDIQDGLAVAGNV; via the coding sequence ATGAGTTTAATTTTTAATATTAAGTATCATTTAAATTATTGTTTATTTTTTTTAGTTTTGTTATTTACTTTTTCATGTAATGAGGAGCTTGACAGTGAAGCTCAAGAAGATATTAGTACTAATGATGCTGATATGGTTTATAAATTTCCAGTTATTGCAATGAAAGTTCGGCGGGGTGTTTTGAGTAATTATATTACTTTGAATGGTGATGTAGAGACCAAAATTAAAGCTGAGGTATTTCCAGATGTTACAGGCAAAATAGTATCTCTTAATATCAAGCTTGGAACTTATGTAAGGAAGGGCCAAATAATTGCAACGCTTGATGCTTCAAAGCCAGGTTTTCTTTATTTAAAAAATTCAGTGAGATCTCCAATTTCTGGATATGTTTTATCTATTAGTCGAAAAATTGGAGAAATAGTTGGGCCTCAAACAAGTATTGCTTTAATAGGTAAAATGGATTTAATACAGATTAAAACTTATGTTTCTGAGAAAGATATCTTAGATATTAAGATTGGTAATGATGCAATTATTGAGCTTGAATCCTATCCTAATGAAGAATTTAGAGCTAAAATTTCAGAAATGTCTCCCGTTTTAGATTTTAAGAGTCGTGCTGCTGTAGTATATCTTGAACCTATAGGGAACAATACAAATAAGATGATTGTTGGTATGTTTGTTAAGATTAAACTTATTACTAAACGTTTAGAAAATGTTATTAAAATTCCAAGTCATGCCTTTATTGAACGAGGTGGTAAACCTTGTGTATTTAGGGTAAGTGCAGATATGAAAACAGTTGAGATGGTTTTTCCTTTAATAGGCTTTGGGGTAGATAATATTGTGGCTGTTCATGATGGTATTAATGAAGATGATTTAATTGTAATTGAGGGTATTTCTTCGCTTTCTGATGGAGCTTATGTGAATATAGTTGATATTCAAGATGGGCTTGCTGTTGCAGGCAATGTTTGA
- a CDS encoding AMP-binding protein — protein sequence MSIVKTFFGIASKCGNEVAQIYRSNKDYVRVTYEDLKNDVLKFASFLKKIGLGYQDKVFICSENRIEWSVIDFSILALGAVDVPKGADVTLFEAEVIINNIRPSIVIVENLSLLDLVIRVNFKVNPIFIIIDDLDEREKLRFNDFKIYTYKECVAIGDESRRDEEIIETLNNVNPNDMATIIYTSGTTGNPKGVMLSHANFLYQVSSFSRMVSVSEGQVFMCILPIWHSFQRSFSYHIFLKGMTCLFSSIVPRNMLDDIKNINPHYIAAVPRLWIAIKQNIFKAVAKKSFLARLSFKSFVKAACLNDICYRITLGLYPDNGFTLLIPIKKILSILGLIILFPVTILGDLIIFNKIRKVLGNNFVVGITGGGSISSSVVRFFNSIGIELANAYGLTEASPGVASNEHKKVMIGTCGRILPGTVAEIRDEDGNELKKPGKGVLFIKGPQIMIGYYQDEDATRQVIGSDGFLNTGDIVKLSKDNVVEIIGREKDTIVLNNGENIEPAPIEIRLEESLLIEKAVVVGQDQKFLGALILPNFEEINKYLESIGQQVLDVQNKRQIIMNDIVIKVISDEIKKLISRANGFKPFEQILKFVLLEKPFEVGKEMSVKMDVKRNYILNFYKDEINNLFS from the coding sequence ATGTCAATAGTAAAAACCTTTTTTGGAATTGCTAGTAAGTGTGGTAATGAAGTTGCACAGATATATAGAAGCAATAAGGATTATGTTAGAGTTACTTATGAGGATTTGAAAAATGATGTTTTGAAATTTGCATCTTTCTTAAAAAAGATAGGTTTGGGATATCAGGATAAAGTATTTATTTGCTCTGAGAATAGAATTGAATGGAGTGTTATAGATTTTTCGATTTTAGCTTTAGGTGCTGTAGATGTTCCAAAGGGAGCTGATGTTACTCTTTTTGAAGCCGAAGTAATTATCAATAATATTCGTCCTAGTATAGTAATAGTGGAAAATTTGAGTCTTCTTGATTTGGTTATTCGTGTTAACTTTAAAGTTAACCCTATTTTTATCATTATTGATGATTTAGATGAAAGAGAAAAGCTGCGGTTTAACGATTTTAAAATTTATACTTATAAAGAGTGTGTTGCAATTGGGGATGAGTCAAGACGAGATGAAGAAATTATTGAAACTTTAAATAATGTTAATCCTAATGACATGGCTACAATAATATATACTTCTGGAACTACAGGTAACCCTAAAGGAGTAATGCTTTCTCATGCTAACTTTCTTTATCAAGTATCTAGTTTTAGTCGGATGGTTAGTGTTAGTGAAGGACAAGTATTTATGTGTATTTTGCCAATTTGGCATTCATTTCAGAGATCATTTTCTTATCACATTTTTCTTAAAGGCATGACTTGTTTATTTTCAAGTATTGTTCCAAGAAACATGCTTGATGATATTAAGAATATTAATCCTCATTATATTGCAGCTGTTCCTAGGCTTTGGATTGCAATAAAGCAAAATATTTTTAAAGCGGTTGCCAAGAAATCGTTCTTGGCAAGGCTGTCATTTAAGAGTTTTGTTAAGGCGGCATGTTTGAATGATATTTGCTATAGGATAACTTTAGGATTGTACCCTGATAACGGATTTACTTTGTTAATTCCTATAAAAAAAATCTTAAGTATTTTGGGCTTAATAATTTTATTTCCTGTTACAATTTTGGGAGATTTAATCATCTTTAATAAGATAAGGAAGGTTTTAGGCAATAATTTTGTTGTTGGAATAACTGGTGGGGGTAGCATATCTTCGTCTGTTGTTAGATTTTTTAACTCAATTGGAATTGAGCTTGCTAATGCTTATGGATTAACAGAAGCATCCCCTGGTGTTGCTTCTAATGAGCATAAAAAGGTAATGATTGGCACTTGTGGTAGAATATTGCCTGGAACTGTTGCTGAGATTAGGGATGAGGATGGTAATGAACTTAAAAAACCAGGTAAAGGAGTCCTATTTATTAAGGGTCCTCAAATTATGATTGGATATTATCAAGACGAAGATGCTACCAGACAGGTTATTGGATCTGATGGGTTTTTGAATACGGGTGATATTGTTAAGTTGTCAAAAGATAATGTTGTTGAGATTATAGGAAGAGAAAAAGATACTATTGTTTTGAATAATGGGGAAAATATTGAACCTGCTCCGATTGAAATTAGACTTGAAGAATCTTTATTGATTGAGAAAGCTGTTGTTGTGGGTCAGGATCAGAAGTTTTTAGGTGCATTAATTCTTCCTAATTTTGAGGAGATAAATAAGTATTTAGAAAGTATAGGTCAGCAAGTTCTTGATGTTCAAAATAAGCGACAAATTATTATGAATGATATTGTTATTAAAGTCATTAGTGATGAGATAAAGAAGCTTATTAGTAGGGCTAATGGGTTTAAGCCTTTTGAGCAAATATTAAAATTTGTTCTTTTGGAAAAGCCATTTGAAGTAGGTAAGGAGATGTCTGTTAAGATGGATGTTAAGCGTAATTATATTTTAAATTTTTATAAAGATGAGATAAATAATTTATTTTCATAA
- a CDS encoding glycine betaine ABC transporter substrate-binding protein, which translates to MKGLLISVFMIFILTLFSCNKNDDSKDSDLQSSRSVKIAYVNWIGETVATNIMKVVFEKIGYSAEILPVTASIMYQYLASGQVDGMVSAWIPTADKFYYEKFKGKFVDLGANYEGTLQGFVVPSYVTISSIAELKGRGAEFKNKIVGIDAGAGTQLSVEETLNRYELDKEYELISSSESVMLASLESAIKKREWILIPLWKPHWAFAKYDIKFLDDPLLSMGGPENVHSLVRIGLQEDDPDAYYLFDNFYWGDDLLLPLIEKNYKEPGQEYRNAVEFVNTHKEYVKNWVPDKYKHLFD; encoded by the coding sequence ATGAAAGGTTTATTAATATCTGTTTTTATGATCTTTATTTTAACTTTGTTTTCTTGTAATAAAAATGATGATTCTAAGGATAGTGATTTACAGAGTTCAAGATCGGTCAAAATTGCGTATGTTAATTGGATAGGAGAAACAGTTGCTACTAATATTATGAAAGTTGTTTTTGAGAAGATAGGATATAGTGCAGAGATATTGCCTGTTACAGCATCTATTATGTATCAATATTTGGCATCGGGACAGGTAGATGGTATGGTATCTGCTTGGATTCCTACTGCCGATAAATTTTATTATGAAAAATTTAAAGGTAAATTTGTTGATCTTGGTGCTAATTATGAGGGAACATTGCAAGGATTTGTAGTGCCAAGTTATGTTACAATTTCGAGCATTGCTGAACTTAAGGGTAGAGGAGCTGAATTTAAAAATAAAATTGTGGGCATAGATGCTGGAGCAGGTACGCAGCTTTCTGTGGAAGAAACCCTCAATCGTTATGAATTAGATAAAGAGTATGAACTTATTTCTTCAAGCGAGAGCGTGATGCTTGCGAGTCTAGAATCTGCAATTAAGAAGCGTGAGTGGATTTTAATCCCTTTATGGAAGCCCCATTGGGCATTTGCTAAATATGATATTAAATTTTTAGATGATCCTTTGTTATCAATGGGGGGGCCTGAGAATGTTCATTCGCTTGTTAGGATTGGACTTCAAGAGGATGATCCTGATGCTTATTATTTATTTGATAATTTTTATTGGGGTGATGATTTGTTGTTGCCTTTAATAGAGAAAAATTATAAGGAGCCTGGACAGGAATATAGAAATGCTGTTGAATTTGTTAATACTCATAAAGAATATGTTAAAAATTGGGTTCCAGATAAATATAAGCATTTATTTGATTAG
- the yidD gene encoding membrane protein insertion efficiency factor YidD produces the protein MISNLIFVLLIKIYQSTFSKIIGPCCLYKPNCSNYALKCLKKYNIMIAFILITLRLVRCNALFKGGVDPIPTKKPILKSLKEFRTRLIK, from the coding sequence ATGATATCCAATCTAATATTTGTCCTATTGATAAAAATATACCAAAGTACTTTCTCTAAAATTATTGGACCTTGCTGTTTATATAAACCCAACTGTTCAAATTACGCATTAAAATGCCTAAAAAAATACAACATTATGATAGCCTTTATTCTAATTACATTAAGACTGGTTAGATGCAATGCACTATTTAAAGGAGGAGTTGATCCAATACCAACCAAAAAGCCAATACTAAAATCATTAAAAGAATTTAGAACAAGACTAATCAAATAA
- a CDS encoding TolC family protein, with protein sequence MDVLLYLLFIDRIRVKGLLLIFVLLFFSYSSYAEVIIKISAEDAVSMALENSLDPKDTEYKEKIKEIYKDNSWNIFVPNIAFSSNFSRQNSFMPNMGGIGDWSLSFGVSADIAISPADFSKIRFAILEYENAKINREKATKIIKLRVLKIYNELLAFKSILDFFKSQVKSGKLTFDQVKVAYHSGLITEIDYLDAKLKYGKVQLDLDEQIIKFEETKNRLKLLLGLDVSQDFETIGELSDEVSNVSLFNEVIDVNEHLEVRELNNFFKITQLSLDDRWLNVFLPRLSLSVSYNPGSIFLGNDWGGLLNRGGGFQFSFSLTYNLTEILPFSKSFVEIWEQDCKLKILKSQIENKIREFKFNIVQKRKIVRLYESMLKHSKMNLEIAKKNYHLVFDAFNGGAVDLIKLNNIEISYKQSNLQFIKDKLNYANAVLEYQDLLD encoded by the coding sequence ATGGATGTTTTACTTTATTTATTATTTATAGATAGAATAAGGGTTAAAGGTTTATTATTAATTTTTGTTTTGTTGTTTTTTTCTTATTCTTCTTATGCAGAAGTAATTATTAAAATATCTGCTGAAGATGCTGTTAGTATGGCTTTGGAAAACAGTTTGGATCCTAAGGATACTGAGTATAAAGAAAAGATAAAAGAAATATACAAGGATAATTCATGGAATATTTTTGTTCCAAATATAGCGTTTAGTTCAAATTTTTCAAGACAAAACTCTTTTATGCCTAATATGGGAGGAATTGGGGATTGGAGCTTAAGTTTTGGTGTTTCTGCTGATATTGCAATATCTCCTGCTGATTTTAGTAAAATTAGATTTGCCATTTTGGAATATGAAAATGCCAAGATAAACAGAGAGAAAGCTACTAAAATTATTAAATTGCGTGTTCTTAAAATTTATAATGAACTTTTGGCTTTTAAAAGTATCTTGGACTTTTTTAAAAGTCAGGTTAAGAGTGGCAAACTTACATTTGATCAAGTGAAAGTAGCTTATCATTCTGGACTTATTACTGAGATAGATTATCTTGATGCTAAACTAAAGTATGGTAAAGTGCAGCTTGATTTAGATGAACAAATTATTAAATTTGAGGAGACAAAAAATAGGTTAAAACTATTGTTAGGGTTGGATGTTTCTCAAGATTTTGAAACTATAGGAGAACTATCAGATGAGGTGTCAAATGTTTCATTGTTTAATGAAGTCATAGATGTTAACGAACATCTAGAGGTAAGAGAGTTGAATAATTTTTTTAAAATTACTCAACTCTCTCTTGATGATCGTTGGCTGAATGTCTTCTTGCCAAGATTATCGTTATCAGTTTCTTATAATCCTGGAAGTATTTTTTTGGGTAATGATTGGGGAGGTTTATTGAATCGGGGAGGGGGATTTCAGTTTTCTTTCAGCTTGACTTATAATTTAACTGAAATTTTGCCATTTTCTAAAAGCTTTGTGGAGATATGGGAACAAGATTGTAAGTTAAAAATATTAAAAAGTCAAATTGAAAATAAGATACGTGAATTTAAATTCAACATTGTGCAGAAGCGTAAAATTGTAAGATTATATGAATCTATGTTAAAGCATTCTAAGATGAATTTGGAAATTGCTAAGAAGAATTATCATCTGGTTTTTGATGCCTTTAATGGAGGGGCTGTGGATCTTATAAAATTAAATAACATAGAAATTTCCTATAAACAGAGTAATTTGCAATTTATAAAAGATAAACTAAATTATGCTAATGCAGTACTTGAATATCAAGATTTACTGGATTAG
- a CDS encoding PG0541 family transporter-associated protein — MYRAEIISNLSLELDLHEYMNKIEKDLGECIYYSKIYNVHGKGRTGEKQGNGIWPEENFILVIYTDKLDVIERLKNAVEILRQECPTEGIQFFVMGS, encoded by the coding sequence ATGTATAGAGCGGAAATAATTTCTAATTTATCTTTAGAGCTTGATCTTCATGAATATATGAATAAGATAGAGAAAGATTTGGGAGAATGTATATATTATTCTAAGATATATAATGTCCATGGAAAAGGTAGAACGGGTGAGAAGCAAGGTAATGGAATTTGGCCTGAAGAGAATTTTATTCTTGTGATCTATACTGATAAGTTGGATGTTATAGAAAGATTGAAAAATGCTGTTGAGATTTTGAGGCAAGAGTGTCCTACTGAGGGAATTCAGTTTTTTGTTATGGGCAGTTAG